The following are from one region of the Juglans regia cultivar Chandler chromosome 10, Walnut 2.0, whole genome shotgun sequence genome:
- the LOC108987809 gene encoding protein MKS1-like gives MNPLDPRYSPETPKKELQLQGRRPPPLTVSKDSHKIKKPPPHPQPKPPLNPFRPQQQPFQPVIIYAVSPKVIHATVSDFMSIVQRLTGPSSSSSRAGDLSPAARIASIEKTSPPKRNRDRAGSAAAAMGVDPILDDEGVVELGQTYPGILSPAPMTLPPIPDGFFSPTNEPQDFPPFHELMSPFWRNGFFAASPSGLLSAPLISPSPSSLEFLSNFLNF, from the coding sequence ATGAACCCACTCGACCCAAGATATTCGCCGGAAACTCCCAAGAAAGAGCTCCAGCTCCAGGGCCGCCGCCCTCCTCCTCTCACAGTCAGCAAAGACTCCCACAAGATCAAGAAACCTCCCCCACACCCACAACCCAAACCGCCGCTCAATCCCTTCCGCCCCCAACAACAGCCGTTCCAGCCTGTGATTATCTACGCCGTCTCTCCTAAGGTCATCCACGCCACCGTCTCCGACTTCATGTCCATCGTTCAGCGTCTCACGGGAccgtcttcgtcttcgtctaGAGCGGGAGATCTTTCGCCCGCGGCTAGGATCGCATCCATCGAGAAGACCAGCCCGCCGAAGAGAAACAGAGACAGAGCCGGCAGCGCTGCCGCAGCGATGGGTGTAGACCCTATATTGGACGACGAGGGGGTAGTAGAACTGGGTCAAACTTATCCGGGGATATTATCGCCGGCGCCGATGACTTTGCCTCCTATTCCGGACGGTTTCTTCTCACCCACAAATGAGCCGCAGGACTTCCCTCCTTTCCACGAGCTGATGAGCCCGTTTTGGCGTAATGGATTCTTCGCGGCAAGCCCATCGGGGTTGCTCTCGGCTCCTTTGATTTCTCCATCTCCTTCTTCACTGGAATTCTTGTCCAACTTTTTGAACTTCTAG
- the LOC108987813 gene encoding uncharacterized protein LOC108987813 isoform X2: protein MSSFEDERLVQMVEEFIESESPSPIIFSASSKCRPLNHRTQYLALQEILGSGTQAEVEILESVLRHMRSKRDADKNSSLKKWLVMRLKMDGYEASLCQTSWITSLGCPAGDYEYIDIGMEDDESGNSMKFFVDMDFKSQFELARPTPTYKELTETLPQIFVGTEDKLNNIISLLCSAAKQSLKERGLHIPPWRTTAYMQSKWLSGCTHKVSADKSKAKGVSVTDDYSNWTPSPPRAKPKRRNLGGGSALSIQFSGMSINCC from the exons ATGAGTAGCTTCGAAGATGAAAGACTGGTTCAAATGGTAGAGGAGTTTATAGAATCAGAATCGCCATCACCTATTATCTTTTCTGCTTCCTCGAAGTGTCGTCCTCTAAACCATCGCACCCAATATCTCGCTTTAcag GAGATTCTTGGGAGTGGGACACAAGCCGAGGTTGAGATCCTTGAGAGTGTGTTGAGGCATATGAGAAGCAAAAGAGATGCTGATAAAAACAGCAGTCTGAAAAAGTGGCTAGTCATGAGGCTAAAAATGGATGGTTATGAGGCTTCTCTTTGTCAAACTTCTTGGATCACTTCCTTGGGATGCCCTGCTG GTGATTATGAATACATCGATATTGGAATGGAAGATGATGAGAGTGGTAATTCAATGAAGTTTTTTGTGGACATGGATTTCAAGTCACAGTTTGAGTTAGCTAGGCCTACACCAACATACAAGGAGCTAACAGAAACACTACCACAAATCTTTGTTGGGACTGAGGACAAGCTTAACAATATAATCTCTCTTCTATGCTCAGCTGCCAAACAGTCCCTTAAAGAGAGGGGCCTCCACATCCCCCCATGGAGGACTACAGCTTACATGCAGTCCAAATGGCTTTCAGGCTGCACTCACAAAGTCTCCGCAGACAAGAGCAAAGCAAAAGGTGTTAGTGTTACAGATGATTATAGCAACTGGACACCCTCACCTCCAAGGGCCAAGCCTAAGAGGAGAAATTTGGGTGGCGGTTCGGCCTTGTCTATTCAGTTTTCTGGGATGAGCATAAATTGTTGCTGA
- the LOC108987813 gene encoding uncharacterized protein LOC108987813 isoform X1 codes for MSSFEDERLVQMVEEFIESESPSPIIFSASSKCRPLNHRTQYLALQEILGSGTQAEVEILESVLRHMRSKRDADKNSSLKKWLVMRLKMDGYEASLCQTSWITSLGCPAGGSLSQFIIICLKFPTSGDYEYIDIGMEDDESGNSMKFFVDMDFKSQFELARPTPTYKELTETLPQIFVGTEDKLNNIISLLCSAAKQSLKERGLHIPPWRTTAYMQSKWLSGCTHKVSADKSKAKGVSVTDDYSNWTPSPPRAKPKRRNLGGGSALSIQFSGMSINCC; via the exons ATGAGTAGCTTCGAAGATGAAAGACTGGTTCAAATGGTAGAGGAGTTTATAGAATCAGAATCGCCATCACCTATTATCTTTTCTGCTTCCTCGAAGTGTCGTCCTCTAAACCATCGCACCCAATATCTCGCTTTAcag GAGATTCTTGGGAGTGGGACACAAGCCGAGGTTGAGATCCTTGAGAGTGTGTTGAGGCATATGAGAAGCAAAAGAGATGCTGATAAAAACAGCAGTCTGAAAAAGTGGCTAGTCATGAGGCTAAAAATGGATGGTTATGAGGCTTCTCTTTGTCAAACTTCTTGGATCACTTCCTTGGGATGCCCTGCTGGTGGGTCTCTCTcccaatttattattatttgcctCAAATTCCCTACTTCCG GTGATTATGAATACATCGATATTGGAATGGAAGATGATGAGAGTGGTAATTCAATGAAGTTTTTTGTGGACATGGATTTCAAGTCACAGTTTGAGTTAGCTAGGCCTACACCAACATACAAGGAGCTAACAGAAACACTACCACAAATCTTTGTTGGGACTGAGGACAAGCTTAACAATATAATCTCTCTTCTATGCTCAGCTGCCAAACAGTCCCTTAAAGAGAGGGGCCTCCACATCCCCCCATGGAGGACTACAGCTTACATGCAGTCCAAATGGCTTTCAGGCTGCACTCACAAAGTCTCCGCAGACAAGAGCAAAGCAAAAGGTGTTAGTGTTACAGATGATTATAGCAACTGGACACCCTCACCTCCAAGGGCCAAGCCTAAGAGGAGAAATTTGGGTGGCGGTTCGGCCTTGTCTATTCAGTTTTCTGGGATGAGCATAAATTGTTGCTGA